The following proteins come from a genomic window of Dreissena polymorpha isolate Duluth1 chromosome 1, UMN_Dpol_1.0, whole genome shotgun sequence:
- the LOC127832147 gene encoding fibrinolytic enzyme, isozyme C-like encodes MNFSTVYIALCVFGAVQGQSRIINGVDTTTSKHPHQVSLQRWDVSSNAWFHTCGASIVGGRVVVTAAHCIDTSATYSVVLNNGNMMDPNTKRYNVAKIVVHENYNSGSGAFPNDIAVMQVDSMMDLTDHAAVQLAANNANFVGVTCVISGWGRNSSSGPTTQQLQETTGRILSDFDCLLSWLTNYNSVAHICIDNPQTGSCNGDSGGPMVCNGVLAGVTSWGAAGCSTSRPSVYTRVSTYRAWLDQNINALA; translated from the exons ATGAATTTTTCGACTGTTTACATCGCTTTGTGTGTGTTTGGCGCTGTCCAGG GGCAGTCCCGGATCATCAACGGGGTGGACACGACTACATCCAAGCACCCACACCAGGTGTCGCTACAACGCTGGGATGTCTCAAGCAATGCCTGGTTCCACACGTGCGGGGCTTCTATCGTCGGGGGCCGCGTGGTCGTTACGGCCGCACACTGCATTGATAC TTCGGCTACGTACTCGGTTGTCCTTAACAACGGCAATATGATGGACCCAAACACGAAGAGGTACAACGTAGCGAAAATCGTTGTG CACGAGAACTACAACAGCGGGAGCGGCGCATTTCCGAACGATATCGCGGTGATGCAGGTGGACTCGATGATGGATCTGACCGACCACGCCGCTGTCCAACTCGCCGCGAACAACGCCAACTTCGTGGGAGTCACCTGTGTAATCAGTGGCTGGGGACGAAATTCCTCGA GCGGCCCAACTACTCAACAGCTCCAGGAGACGACTGGTAGGATCCTCTCCGACTTCGACTGCTTGCTAAGCTGGCTCACCAACTACAACAGCGTCGCGCACATTTGCATCGATAACCCGCAGACCGGAAGCTGCAAC GGCGACAGCGGCGGTCCGATGGTCTGCAATGGCGTCCTGGCCGGAGTGACGTCATGGGGCGCAGCCGGCTGTAGCACCAGCCGCCCCAGCGTGTACACGCGGGTCTCCACCTATAGGGCGTGGCTTGATCAGAACATCAATGCCCTTGCTTAG
- the LOC127877725 gene encoding zinc finger protein Pegasus-like, with amino-acid sequence MASHQEQSDLDRIRAELEHVKLENARLKLESEITGIESDPEVGVEEEPCIEFNVGRIIRKRTAPEPVMAPKKPHLAVEQACSSWMGNEVSCDRPLETAAPGHRSMRRQVPTVFGCIVQTQTDEPRVNKCDVCDITFGNQAMMFVHKGCHCVDNPMKCNVCGETCHDAMGFYIHITMGHTAK; translated from the coding sequence ATGGCTTCACATCAAGAACAAAGCGACTTGGATAGGATAAGAGCCGAACTTGAGCATGTCAAGCTAGAAAATGCTAGACTAAAACTTGAATCCGAGATCACTGGTATTGAAAGCGACCCCGAAGTTGGTGTAGAGGAAGAACCTTGCATAGAGTTTAACGTAGGAAGAATAATCAGGAAACGGACGGCGCCAGAACCAGTCATGGCTCCTAAGAAGCCGCATCTGGCCGTGGAGCAGGCATGCAGCTCCTGGATGGGAAACGAGGTCAGCTGTGATCGCCCACTTGAAACTGCCGCTCCAGGCCATAGGTCGATGAGAAGACAGGTCCCCACGGTGTTTGGCTGTATCGTACAGACCCAGACAGACGAACCTAGGGTAAACAAATGCGATGTGTGCGATATCACCTTCGGCAACCAGGCCATGATGTTCGTACACAAGGGTTGCCATTGTGTCGACAATCCTATGAAATGTAATGTCTGCGGTGAAACATGCCATGACGCGATGGGTTTCTATATCCACATAACCATGGGGCATACTGCCAAATGA
- the LOC127877782 gene encoding uncharacterized protein LOC127877782: MSDHFTKYVEVFPVKTQTAEESVDKIVDNFISRWGTHLSINSDQGSAFESQLLQKMCSIFGIKKTRISPRNPKGNGQVEQFNRSLLKMIRAYLSVEQSEWDLHLGSIAGAYRATPHESTGLRQTCLQLDKKSVCLLMSFTAFLEPQKTGILQRDTH, translated from the coding sequence ATGTCTGATCACTTTACCAAGTACGTAGAGGTGTTTCCGGTAAAGACACAGACAGCTGAGGAGAGTGTGGATAAGATAGTGGATAATTTTATTTCGCGCTGGGGTACGCATCTGTCCATCAATTCAGATCAGGGTTCAGCATTTGAGAGTCAGTTATTACAGAAAATGTGTTCTATCTTCGGGATCAAGAAGACTCGCATCAGCCCGCGCAACCCAAAAGGCAATGGCCAAGTTGAGCAATTCAATCGTTCTCTTCTCAAAATGATTCGCGCATATTTATCGGTTGAACAGAGCGAATGGGATTTGCATCTAGGAAGTATCGCAGGAGCATATCGAGCAACTCCGCATGAGAGCACTGGTCTTCGCCAAACATGCTTGCAACTGGACAAGAAGTCCGTCTGCCTCTTGATGTCATTTACGGCCTTCCTAGAACCGCAGAAGACGGGGATTCTGCAGCGGGACACGCATTGA
- the LOC127832155 gene encoding uncharacterized protein LOC127832155 yields the protein MMTEDSPFFLTPGNKTQQCWFRKSAMGINKLYSIMTEMKTDAGIQEPRITPYSARKHLIQKLNDENVPAHQIIQISGHRNINSLNNYSSLNKEQSKNISKILSHSNQSVEKHNRTATATASATPASSDFPMARGFFVNSHFQGNVTFNFHNSESYMGLSQTQNVVNHQRQSPSRTPAVTADSPVQRHYKRIRLIAESDSD from the exons atgatgacagaagacagccccttcttcttaactcctggcaacaagacacagcaatgctggttcaggaagtctgccatgggaataaacaagctatacagcataatgaccgagatgaaaacagatgctggtattcaagagccaagaatcaccccatacag tgcaagaaagcacttgattcagaagctgaatgacgagaatgttcctgctcatcaaataatacagatttcagggcacagaaatattaacagcttaaataattacagcagtttgaacaaggaacagtcaaaaaatatttcaaaaatactttctcattcaaaccagtcagttgaaaagcacaaccgcacagccactgccactgcgtcagccacacctgcatcaagtgattttccgatggcccgaggattttttgtcaactcacatttccagggcaatgtaacatttaattttcacaactctgaatcttacatgggcctttcccagacacagaacgtagtaaatcaccagaggcaatctccatcccgtacaccggcggtaaccgcagattcccctgtacagcgacactacaagcgaatccgtcttattgcagagagtgacagtgattga